In the genome of Pan troglodytes isolate AG18354 chromosome 15, NHGRI_mPanTro3-v2.0_pri, whole genome shotgun sequence, one region contains:
- the PGF gene encoding placenta growth factor isoform X4, protein MPVMKLFPCFLQLLAGLALPAVPPQQWALSAGNGSSEVEVVPFQEVWGRSYCRALERLVDIVSEYPSEVEHMFSPSCVSLLRCTGCCGDENLHCVPVETANVTMQASAGEDEAGKVRRCCSSEVTRPLEERDPAPGSCIYYRHTLQ, encoded by the exons ATGCCGGTCATGAAGCTGTTCCCTTGCTTCCTGCAGCTCCTGGCCGGGCTGGCGCTGCCTGCTGTGCCCCCCCAG CAGTGGGCCTTGTCTGCTGGAAACGGCTCGTCAGAGGTGGAAG TGGTGCCCTTCCAGGAAGTGTGGGGCCGCAGCTACTGCCGGGCGCTGGAGAGGCTGGTGGACATCGTGTCTGAGTACCCCAGCGAGGTGGAGCACATGTTCAGCCCATCCTGTGTCTCCCTGCTGCGCTGCACCGGCTGCTGCGGCGATGAGAACCTGCACTGTGTGCCGGTGGAGACGGCCAATGTCACCATGCAG GCCTCTGCGGGAGAAGATGAAGCCGGAAAG GTGCGGCGATGCTGTTCCTCGGAGGTAACCCGCCCCTTGGAGGAGAGAGACCCCGCACCCGGCTCGTGTATTTATTACCGTCACACTCTTCAGTGA
- the PGF gene encoding placenta growth factor isoform X2: MPVMKLFPCFLQLLAGLALPAVPPQQWALSAGNGSSEVEVVPFQEVWGRSYCRALERLVDIVSEYPSEVEHMFSPSCVSLLRCTGCCGDENLHCVPVETANVTMQASAGEDEAGKEETQGQGEEEEREAETHRLPPVRRCCSSEVTRPLEERDPAPGSCIYYRHTLQ; this comes from the exons ATGCCGGTCATGAAGCTGTTCCCTTGCTTCCTGCAGCTCCTGGCCGGGCTGGCGCTGCCTGCTGTGCCCCCCCAG CAGTGGGCCTTGTCTGCTGGAAACGGCTCGTCAGAGGTGGAAG TGGTGCCCTTCCAGGAAGTGTGGGGCCGCAGCTACTGCCGGGCGCTGGAGAGGCTGGTGGACATCGTGTCTGAGTACCCCAGCGAGGTGGAGCACATGTTCAGCCCATCCTGTGTCTCCCTGCTGCGCTGCACCGGCTGCTGCGGCGATGAGAACCTGCACTGTGTGCCGGTGGAGACGGCCAATGTCACCATGCAG GCCTCTGCGGGAGAAGATGAAGCCGGAAAG GAGGAGACCCAAGggcagggggaagaggaggagagagaagcagagacccACAGACTGCCACCT GTGCGGCGATGCTGTTCCTCGGAGGTAACCCGCCCCTTGGAGGAGAGAGACCCCGCACCCGGCTCGTGTATTTATTACCGTCACACTCTTCAGTGA
- the PGF gene encoding placenta growth factor isoform X1: MPVMKLFPCFLQLLAGLALPAVPPQQWALSAGNGSSEVEVVPFQEVWGRSYCRALERLVDIVSEYPSEVEHMFSPSCVSLLRCTGCCGDENLHCVPVETANVTMQLLKIRSGARPSYVELTFSQHVRCECRPLREKMKPERRRPKGRGKRRREKQRPTDCHLCGDAVPRR; the protein is encoded by the exons ATGCCGGTCATGAAGCTGTTCCCTTGCTTCCTGCAGCTCCTGGCCGGGCTGGCGCTGCCTGCTGTGCCCCCCCAG CAGTGGGCCTTGTCTGCTGGAAACGGCTCGTCAGAGGTGGAAG TGGTGCCCTTCCAGGAAGTGTGGGGCCGCAGCTACTGCCGGGCGCTGGAGAGGCTGGTGGACATCGTGTCTGAGTACCCCAGCGAGGTGGAGCACATGTTCAGCCCATCCTGTGTCTCCCTGCTGCGCTGCACCGGCTGCTGCGGCGATGAGAACCTGCACTGTGTGCCGGTGGAGACGGCCAATGTCACCATGCAG CTCCTAAAGATCCGTTCTGGGGCCCGGCCCTCCTACGTGGAACTGACGTTCTCTCAGCACGTTCGCTGCGAATGCCG GCCTCTGCGGGAGAAGATGAAGCCGGAAAG GAGGAGACCCAAGggcagggggaagaggaggagagagaagcagagacccACAGACTGCCACCT GTGCGGCGATGCTGTTCCTCGGAGGTAA
- the PGF gene encoding placenta growth factor isoform X3, whose protein sequence is MPVMKLFPCFLQLLAGLALPAVPPQQWALSAGNGSSEVEVVPFQEVWGRSYCRALERLVDIVSEYPSEVEHMFSPSCVSLLRCTGCCGDENLHCVPVETANVTMQLLKIRSGARPSYVELTFSQHVRCECRPLREKMKPERCGDAVPRR, encoded by the exons ATGCCGGTCATGAAGCTGTTCCCTTGCTTCCTGCAGCTCCTGGCCGGGCTGGCGCTGCCTGCTGTGCCCCCCCAG CAGTGGGCCTTGTCTGCTGGAAACGGCTCGTCAGAGGTGGAAG TGGTGCCCTTCCAGGAAGTGTGGGGCCGCAGCTACTGCCGGGCGCTGGAGAGGCTGGTGGACATCGTGTCTGAGTACCCCAGCGAGGTGGAGCACATGTTCAGCCCATCCTGTGTCTCCCTGCTGCGCTGCACCGGCTGCTGCGGCGATGAGAACCTGCACTGTGTGCCGGTGGAGACGGCCAATGTCACCATGCAG CTCCTAAAGATCCGTTCTGGGGCCCGGCCCTCCTACGTGGAACTGACGTTCTCTCAGCACGTTCGCTGCGAATGCCG GCCTCTGCGGGAGAAGATGAAGCCGGAAAG GTGCGGCGATGCTGTTCCTCGGAGGTAA